Proteins from a genomic interval of Stomatohabitans albus:
- a CDS encoding DMT family transporter has protein sequence MSLFIAILLACAAAIGFAVGAALQHDAVDLFHRNGRVSTTVQLRLSFRNRRWLSGLALLLFSAATHIGALALAPVTVIQPIGVLAVPLSVIISQKMRKTTVTRPVWIACALTITAVTAFTYFSTKIAHSQDARPNELLWSGLSVLAVSLLIGLVARTRRFSRRTQVMMWSVSAALLYGYSSGLIKATFIQIADTPSLNPTYVAILVAGFTFTYAAGFYCVQRGYATGAPEIVISVLTTADPLAASIFGLVLLKEGVGVTPSLYATMAFFAVLAVVGVALLSSNHPDTIQHRSKQEPNDRNSEGSERTSHENHDGSRHVRT, from the coding sequence TTGTCCCTTTTCATTGCGATTCTTTTAGCGTGTGCTGCCGCAATCGGCTTTGCAGTCGGAGCCGCTTTGCAGCATGACGCTGTTGATTTATTTCATCGTAACGGACGAGTTTCTACGACTGTCCAGTTGCGTCTGTCTTTCCGTAATCGACGTTGGCTATCGGGCTTAGCGTTGTTGTTATTTAGCGCGGCAACTCATATTGGGGCGTTAGCTTTGGCTCCCGTTACGGTAATTCAACCGATTGGGGTGCTTGCGGTACCGCTCTCAGTCATCATTAGCCAAAAGATGCGAAAGACCACCGTTACCCGTCCCGTGTGGATCGCCTGTGCACTAACCATCACTGCGGTGACCGCCTTTACCTATTTCTCGACAAAGATTGCCCACAGCCAAGATGCCAGGCCAAATGAATTGTTGTGGTCGGGACTATCTGTCTTGGCTGTTTCGCTGCTGATCGGTCTGGTAGCACGAACCCGTCGATTTTCCCGTCGAACCCAAGTGATGATGTGGTCTGTATCGGCGGCACTGCTCTACGGCTATTCTTCCGGGCTTATCAAGGCGACATTCATACAAATTGCTGATACCCCCTCTCTAAATCCAACCTATGTGGCCATCTTGGTGGCAGGTTTTACATTCACCTATGCTGCAGGGTTCTATTGTGTCCAACGTGGGTACGCGACGGGTGCACCTGAAATTGTTATCTCGGTGCTCACAACTGCAGACCCGTTGGCTGCATCAATTTTTGGGCTGGTACTCCTTAAAGAAGGCGTGGGCGTAACCCCTAGCTTGTATGCAACGATGGCATTCTTTGCTGTTCTCGCCGTTGTCGGAGTTGCACTACTTTCGTCCAACCATCCCGATACCATTCAACATCGTTCAAAACAAGAACCTAACGATCGCAACAGTGAAGGCAGTGAAAGGACCAGTCATGAGAATCATGATGGCAGCAGACACGTACGCACCTGA